The nucleotide window CGAGTACTACATCTGCAAGGACGGGCCCGTGCTCACGGCGGCGCAGGTCGCGAAGTTCGAGGATCCGTTCTAGAGGAAACGCTCCAGGGGAAGGCGACATGCCCGAGACGAAGAAGGCCTCCTGTCTCTTCTGCTCGTTCCAGTGCGGGTTCGGCCTCGAGGTGGACCAGGGCGTGCCCGTGCGGACCGATCTCGACCCCGAGGCGAGACAGAACAAGGGCGCTCTCTGCGTTCGCGGCCACTACAACCTCGAGATCCTCCAGCACCCGAAGCGGTTCCTCGCCGGCACCGTGAACCGCCGGCGTGTCCCCCTGTCGAGCGCGGTCACGAAGGCCGCGACCGCCATCGCCGACGCGAAGGCGGGCCACGGCGGCGACGCGGTCGGCGTCATCGTCGGCACCGAGCTGTCCAACGAGGACTACGACGCGGCGGTGGAGTTCGCCACGAAGGCCGTCGGCACGCCGAGCCTCGCCGTCGCGTACGATGGCTCGGACTTCCCGCTCCTCGCCGGCGGCGGGGCGGGCGACGCGACGCCGGAGGACATGGACGGCGCCGAGGCGACGGTGCTCGTCGGCGACGTGTTCTGGGGCCACCCGTGCGTCGCGAAGCGCGTCATCGCGTCGCGTCACCTCGCGCGGGCCAACCGCGTCTACACCGTGAACCCGTACCGGACCAACACCGACTGGTTCGCGGACCGGCACGTCCAGGTGCGCCCGGGCGGCGAGCCCGTCTTCCTCGCGGCGCTCCTCACGGCCATGAACGCGCAGGGCGTGCCGCGCGTTGACCCGGCGAAGGCCGCCGCGGCCTGGGGCATGAGCGCCGGCGAGCTCGAGGCGATGGCAAAGGAGCTCAAGGGCAAGAAGAAGGTCCTCGTGCTCGCCTCGACGCGCCTCGGTGACTCGACGTCGGCCTACCTCACGGGCATGCTCGCCGCGAAGCTCGCGCACGCCTGCGGCGGGAAGTACGCGCCGCTCCTCCGGGGCGGCAACGCGATCGGCGCGCACCAGCGCGTCGGCTCCGCGCGGACGGTCCCGGAGATCCTGAAGGACGTCGAGTCCGGGAAGATCAAGACGCTCCTCGTGCTCGGGCCCGACATGTTCCAGCTCTATCCCGGCGCGCTCTGCGCGGACGCCGTGGACAGGCTCTCGTTCCTCGCGGCGTCGGCGATCTTCGAGAACGACACGACGAAGCGGGCCGACGTCGGGCTCCCGCTCGCCGCGTGGACCGAGGCGGCCGGCTCGTACGCGGCGTCGTTCGGCGTGTCCACGACCGTCGAGCCGGCGGTCGCGCCGCAGGGCGACGCCGCGCCGGCGCGCGAGGTTCTCGCGGCGCTGGCCGAGGCGCTCGGCGCGCCGCTGTCCGGGGCGCAGGCGCGGGGCGAGCATCCGCCGGCGACGGTGGACGCGGCCGCGGCGCTCGCCAAGCTCGTCGCGGGCGCGGGCGACGGCCTGGCGCTCGTGGAGTGCATCAGCCCGATCCACCGGTGGGACGGCGCCGTCACGGGACGCATGGCGTTCGCGCAGGCGCTTCGGCCGTACTGCGAGATCTGGATCGGCGAGGCGACGGCGGCGCGCCTCGGCGTCCGCCCGGGCGAGAACGCGACGGTGGCGTCCGACAGGGGCGAGGCCACGATCATCGCGACGGTCACGGACAGGATGCCGGACGGGCTCGTGGCGATCCCCACGTATGTGGCGGACGCTCGCGGCCTCATGGTCTGGACGCCGAACGCGGCGACGCGGTGGTTCGACGTCGCGGCGCCCGGCGCTTCGGTGCGCGCGGGCTCGTGACGACCGCCAGGGCGGCCGCGCCGCGGAGCGCGCGGGCGGCCGGAAGGGACCTCGGGAGAAGCGGATGAACAAGAGGAACGTCCTCGACTACGGCCGATGCTTGAGCTGCAAGAGCTGCATCGCGGCGTGCTTCTACTCGCACAACCAGCAGGACCATCTCGAGGCGTCGAGCGTTCTCACGAACACCGTCCTCCAGATGAACTGCCGGCACTGCGAGCAGCCGCTCTGCGAGGCCGCGTGCCCGCAGGAGGCCATCAAGCGCCGCGACGACGGGCTCGTCGTGCGCAGCAACATGAAGTGCAGCGCCTGCACGTCGTGCGCGCAGGCCTGCCCGTTCGGCGCGATCGACCTCGAGAAGACGCGCCACAACCTGCCGAAGTGCGACCTGTGCAGCTGGCGGACGCTCGAGGGGAAGGACGCGATGTGCGCCGGCACCTGCGTGTCCGGCGCGCGCACGTTCGAGGACATCAGCGACGTGAGCGTCCAGAGGGGCACCCCGATGAGAGGCGCCCGCACCGTGGCGAAGACGGTCAGGCGGAAGCGCTAAGAGCGACGGGAGAGGTCACGGGATGGCTTCGACACTCAGCATGCTGCTCTACTTCCTCATCTTCCCCGGGTTCCTGTTCACGGCCGTCGTGGGGCTTCTGACGTCGTGGGTGGACCGGAAGGTGAGCGCCCGCGTGCAGTGGCGCGTCGGCCCGCCGTGGTACCAGCCGTTCGCCGACGTCTTCAAGCTCCTCGGGAAGGAGATCGTGATCCCCGAGGGCGCGCGCGGCGCCGGGTTCCTGCTCGCCCCGGTCGCGGGTCTCGCGGCCGTCGTGCTGGTCTCGACGCTCCTGTGGCTCACGAACCTCCGCGGCGCCGGGTTCGTCGGCGACCTCATCGGCGTCATCTACCTTCTCACGATCCCGTCGCTCGGGATGATCCTCGGCGCGTCCGCGTCGTCGAACCCGCTCGCGAGCGTCGGCGCCAGCCGCGAGATGAAGCTCATCCTCGCCTACGAGCTTCCGTTCGTCATCGCCATCTTCATCGCCATCACGAAGGTGTCGCCGATGACGCTCAGGCTCGACGGCATCCTCGAGTATCAGGCCGTGGAGGGCGTCCTCCTCGGCAACGTCTCCTGCATCATCGCGTTCATCGTCTGCATCCTCTGCGCGCAGGCGAAGCTCACGTATCCGCCGTTCGACATCCCCGAGGCGGAGACGGAGATCATGGACGGCACGCACATCGAGTACTCCGGCGCCGCATTGGCCGTGGTGAAGCTCACGCAGGCGATGATGCTGTTCACGCTGCCCGTCCTCCTCATCACGCTGTTCTGGGGCGGCGTGAGCCTCTCGGGGATCGGCATCCTGTGGACCGTCCTCAAGTACCTCGTCATCGTCACGATCATCGTCCTCATCAAGAACACGAATCCGCGGGTGAAGATCGACCAGGCCGTGCGGTTCTTCTGGGGCCCGGTCACGGTGCTCGCGATCGTCGGCATGGTGCTCGCGCTCCTCGGCTTCTAGAGGCGCAGGGAGTGGACATGGGTCTCACGAAGTGGGGATTCAAGAAGTCGCTCTGGGTGTTCCACCTGAACGCGGGCGCGTGCAACAACTGCGACATCGAGGTCCTCGACTGCCTCTGCCCCAAGTTCGACGTGGAGCGCTTCGGGATCAAGCTCGTCGGCAGCGTGAAGGCGGCCGACGTCCTCCTGGTCTCGGGCAGCGTGCCGCGCAAGGTCGTGCCCCAGCTCATCGAGACGTACGAGCAGGCGCCGAAGCCGGTGGCGGTCATCGCGCTCGGCGCGTGCGGCTGCACGGGCGGCATCTTCAAGGACGGGTACAACTTCGCCGGCCCGGTGGACAAGCACATCCCGGTGGACGCCTACGTTCCGGGGTGCCCGCCGCGGCCCGAGGCGATCATCGACGGGATCGTGAAGCTCCTGGGGAAGCTCTAGGGCCGGGAAGCGGCCGGGGCGGGAGCGCCCGGCCGACGGAGAACGACGACACGATGAGCAAGGAAGTCCTGGACAACCTCAGGGCGGCGTTCGGCGACCGGGTCGAGATCCACGAGCACAACCCGCGGCGCGCCTACGTGACCGTGTCCAACGACGACTGGATCTCGGTGACGCGCCACATGTACGAGAAGGAGCGCGGGCGGCTCTGCACGGCGAGCGGGAGCGACCGCACGACGGGCGTCGAGCTCCTCTACCACTTCGCGATCGACCGCGACGGCACCGTCGTGAACATCCGCACGACGCTCCCGAAGCCGTTCCCGAAGATCGAGTCGCTCACCCCGTACTACCCCGCGGCGGACTTCATCGAGCGCGAGATCTTCGACTTCCTCGGCGTCGAGTTCGTCGGCCACCCGGACCCGAGGAAGCTCCTGTCGGCGCACGACCGGCCGCCGGATTTCCACCCGATGAGGAGGGACGAGTAGATGAGCACGATCATCCCCATCGGGCCGTTCCACCCGGTCCTCGAGGAGCCCGAGTACATCCAGCTCCACGTGGACGGGGAGACCGTTCTCGGCGCCGACATGGACCTTGGCCGCATCCACCGCGGCATGGAGCTTCTCGCGCAGCAGAAGACGTACGACCAGGACATGTTCCTCGTCGAGCGGATCTGCGGCATCTGCTCGGCGTCGCACAGCTGGGCCGCGTCGCTCGCAGTCGAAGACGTCGTCGGCGTCAAACCTCCGCCGCGCGCCGAGTACCTCCGCACCATCGTCCACGAGCTCGAGCGGCTCCACAGCCACATGCTGTGGGTCGGCCTCGGCGGCCACATCATCGGGTACTGGACCGTCTACATGTGGGGATGGAAGTACCGCGAGCCCATCCTCGACTGTCTCGAGGCCATCACGGGGAACAGGAACAACTACGCGTGGTACAAGCCGGGCGGCGTGCGGCGCGACGTGCCGGACGACGTCTGGCCGATGGTCCTCAAGGCGATGGACGAGCACGACGCGCAGGTGGACATGCTCGCCGGCGCCATCCTCGACGACCCGGTCATCCTCGGCAGACTCAAGGGCGTCGGCATCCTCACCAAGGAGGACGCCATCGCGTACGGCGTGCTCGGCCCCACGGCGCGCGGCTCCGGCGTGGCCGTTGACATCCGGAAGAGCGAGCCCTACGGCGCGTACGGCGAGGTCGAGTGGGACATGATCGTGCAGGAGGGCGGGGACTGCCTCGCCGTCGCGGTCGTGCGGCTCCTCGAGATGAAGGAGTCGTCGAAGATCATCCGGCAGTGCATCAAGAACCTCCCGAAGGGCCCCGTCGCGGCGGAGATCCGCGAGATGCCGCGCGGCGAGGGCGTCGGCCACGTGGAGGCGCCGCGCGGCGAGTGCTTCCACTTCATCCGGTCGAACGGCACCAACATGCCGGAGCGCCACAAGATGCGCGCGCCGACGTTCGTCAACATCCCGTCGTACCGGCCGCGGGTCAAGGGCGAGTCCATCTCGGACGCGACGCTCATCTTCGCGATCATCGACCCGTGCTACAGCTGCACCGAGCGCATCGCGGTCCTCGACCCGGCCGGCAGGCCGGTCATGACGGGCAAGGACCTTCTCGCGCTGAGTCACCGGAGGACGGAAGAGCTCAGGAAGCAGATCTAGCGATCCGGGGGAAGGCCGATGATGCCACAGATTCTCGTTCCCATCGTCGTTCCGGCCATCGCGGGGGGCTTGTGCTTCCTCGTCCCGAGGCGCGTGCGCGGCCTAAGGGAGCTCATCGCTCTGGCCGCCCTTGTGTGGGCGTTCGTCGCGTCCGCCCGGCTCTTCGGCGGGGGGGCGGTCTCGTACCAGGCCGACTGGATGGCCTTCGGCGATCTCAAGGTCATCTTCGATCTCGTCCTCACGCGGTTCAGCGCGTTCATCATCGTGTTCGTCACGCTCTTCGGGCTCGCCATCGGGCTCTACACGGTCGGGTGGGCGGGTCTGCGCAACGACGAGCACGACGGCCGCCGCACCTACGCGTTCCTGCTCTGGACGGTCGGGTCAGCGTGCGGCGCGGCGCTCTCGAACAGCCTGCTCGTTCTCCTGCTGTTCTGGGAGGTGCTCACCGCCATCCTCTTCCTGTACGTGAACCTGGGCGCGAAGAAGGACGAGGCGTCGGCCGGAGCGTCGAAGAGCTTCATCATGCTCGGGCTCTCCGACGCCGCGCTGTTCATCTCCGTGGCGTATCTCTGGGTGAACTACGGCACGGTCTCGATGAACAGGCTCTCGGTCTTCGTGGGCGACCCGGCGACGACCGCGGTGTACCTGCTCATGGTCGTCGCGGCCATCACGAAGGCCGGCGCGATGCCGTTCCACACCTGGATCCCCGCGGCCGCGAAGGGCGCGCCCACGCCGGTGATGGCGTTGCTTCCGGCCTCCATCGACAAGCTTCTCGGCATCTACCTGCTCTACCGCCTGAGCATCGACATCTTCAGCATCGGCGGCGGTCTGTCGCTCCTTCTCATGATCGTCGGCACCGTCACAATCGTCGGCGCCGTGCTCATGGCGCTCATCCAGCACGACCTCAGGGTGCTGCTGTCCTACCACGCGATCAGCCAGGTGGGGTACATGGTGCTCGGCATCGGCACGGGCCTGCCCATCGCCGTGGCGGGCGGGCTCTTCCACATGCTGAACCACACCGTGTACAAGAGCCTCCTCTTCCTGTGCGCCGGGTCGCTTGAGAAGCAGGCGGGGACGACCGAGCTCGAGAAGCTCGGGGGTCTGGCGCGCGCCATGCCCGTCACGTTCGTCACGTGCGCGATCGCGGCGCTCGCGATCTCCGGCGTGCCGCCGATGAACGGGTTCGTGTCGAAGTGGATGGTCTACACCGGGCTCGTCCAGATGGGCGACCTCGGGTTCAAGGCGTACTGGATCTTCCTCGACGCCGCGCTCTTCGGGAGCGCGCTCACGCTCGCGTCGTTCGTGAAGGTGCTGTACTCGGGCTTCCTCGGGCAGCGGCCGAGCGGTGTCGCGCACGTCCGCGAGGCCAACGGAGCGATGCTCGTCCCGATGGTCGTCCTGGCCGCGATGTGCGTCTTCTTCGGCGTGTGGGCGAAGTACCCCATCGACACCTTCATCAACCCCGTCGTGCGGGGCGCCATCGCCACGGCGCCGACAGGCCAGATCCAGCTCCTCATGCCGGGGACCTCGGCCCTCCGCCACATGTACGGGTTCTGGAACCCGAGCACGGCGACGGGCCTCATCGT belongs to Candidatus Effluviviaceae Genus I sp. and includes:
- a CDS encoding 4Fe-4S binding protein, with the protein product MNKRNVLDYGRCLSCKSCIAACFYSHNQQDHLEASSVLTNTVLQMNCRHCEQPLCEAACPQEAIKRRDDGLVVRSNMKCSACTSCAQACPFGAIDLEKTRHNLPKCDLCSWRTLEGKDAMCAGTCVSGARTFEDISDVSVQRGTPMRGARTVAKTVRRKR
- a CDS encoding NADH-quinone oxidoreductase subunit H produces the protein MASTLSMLLYFLIFPGFLFTAVVGLLTSWVDRKVSARVQWRVGPPWYQPFADVFKLLGKEIVIPEGARGAGFLLAPVAGLAAVVLVSTLLWLTNLRGAGFVGDLIGVIYLLTIPSLGMILGASASSNPLASVGASREMKLILAYELPFVIAIFIAITKVSPMTLRLDGILEYQAVEGVLLGNVSCIIAFIVCILCAQAKLTYPPFDIPEAETEIMDGTHIEYSGAALAVVKLTQAMMLFTLPVLLITLFWGGVSLSGIGILWTVLKYLVIVTIIVLIKNTNPRVKIDQAVRFFWGPVTVLAIVGMVLALLGF
- a CDS encoding NADH-quinone oxidoreductase subunit C → MSKEVLDNLRAAFGDRVEIHEHNPRRAYVTVSNDDWISVTRHMYEKERGRLCTASGSDRTTGVELLYHFAIDRDGTVVNIRTTLPKPFPKIESLTPYYPAADFIEREIFDFLGVEFVGHPDPRKLLSAHDRPPDFHPMRRDE
- the nuoB gene encoding NADH-quinone oxidoreductase subunit NuoB, which encodes MGLTKWGFKKSLWVFHLNAGACNNCDIEVLDCLCPKFDVERFGIKLVGSVKAADVLLVSGSVPRKVVPQLIETYEQAPKPVAVIALGACGCTGGIFKDGYNFAGPVDKHIPVDAYVPGCPPRPEAIIDGIVKLLGKL
- a CDS encoding molybdopterin-dependent oxidoreductase; protein product: MPETKKASCLFCSFQCGFGLEVDQGVPVRTDLDPEARQNKGALCVRGHYNLEILQHPKRFLAGTVNRRRVPLSSAVTKAATAIADAKAGHGGDAVGVIVGTELSNEDYDAAVEFATKAVGTPSLAVAYDGSDFPLLAGGGAGDATPEDMDGAEATVLVGDVFWGHPCVAKRVIASRHLARANRVYTVNPYRTNTDWFADRHVQVRPGGEPVFLAALLTAMNAQGVPRVDPAKAAAAWGMSAGELEAMAKELKGKKKVLVLASTRLGDSTSAYLTGMLAAKLAHACGGKYAPLLRGGNAIGAHQRVGSARTVPEILKDVESGKIKTLLVLGPDMFQLYPGALCADAVDRLSFLAASAIFENDTTKRADVGLPLAAWTEAAGSYAASFGVSTTVEPAVAPQGDAAPAREVLAALAEALGAPLSGAQARGEHPPATVDAAAALAKLVAGAGDGLALVECISPIHRWDGAVTGRMAFAQALRPYCEIWIGEATAARLGVRPGENATVASDRGEATIIATVTDRMPDGLVAIPTYVADARGLMVWTPNAATRWFDVAAPGASVRAGS
- a CDS encoding nickel-dependent hydrogenase large subunit, coding for MSTIIPIGPFHPVLEEPEYIQLHVDGETVLGADMDLGRIHRGMELLAQQKTYDQDMFLVERICGICSASHSWAASLAVEDVVGVKPPPRAEYLRTIVHELERLHSHMLWVGLGGHIIGYWTVYMWGWKYREPILDCLEAITGNRNNYAWYKPGGVRRDVPDDVWPMVLKAMDEHDAQVDMLAGAILDDPVILGRLKGVGILTKEDAIAYGVLGPTARGSGVAVDIRKSEPYGAYGEVEWDMIVQEGGDCLAVAVVRLLEMKESSKIIRQCIKNLPKGPVAAEIREMPRGEGVGHVEAPRGECFHFIRSNGTNMPERHKMRAPTFVNIPSYRPRVKGESISDATLIFAIIDPCYSCTERIAVLDPAGRPVMTGKDLLALSHRRTEELRKQI